The following proteins are encoded in a genomic region of Coffea eugenioides isolate CCC68of chromosome 6, Ceug_1.0, whole genome shotgun sequence:
- the LOC113774073 gene encoding uncharacterized protein LOC113774073, whose amino-acid sequence MCRLYGDESETIEHALLNCCYVKQVWRIAPIQWEGMMDQQGCFRKWWTNVAEAKSRSEGNEHLSLTVNILWQIWKSRNEKEFNGKQHPSIRTVQKAQEEWLEFVEATAKASRMSTEETGTQETFLQQEEMIEDTLSLRIASKKMQNSPHIGIRITISLNNQEPARDWGLHERSTSHQLIDDLAVVKLLMSKAAMQEWRKILIQTDSKQVLKLILNSKTQDMHLATLLEDIHHLKSLFRMCSFCLVSKDFNHLSDKISGYAVGILQDEELWFPQCHGALIV is encoded by the coding sequence ATGTGCAGATTATATGGAGATGAGAGTGAGACAATTGAACATGCACTACTTAACTGCTGTTATGTCAAACAAGTGTGGAGGATTGCCCCAATCCAATGGGAAGGAATGATGGACCAACAGGGATGCTTCAGGAAATGGTGGACCAATGTTGCAGAAGCAAAATCAAGAAGTGAAGGAAATGAGCACCTATCCTTAACTGTTAATATTCTTTGGCAAATCTGGAAGAGTAGGAATGAGAAAGAATTCAATGGGAAACAACATCCCTCAATTAGGACAGTACAGAAAGCTCAGGAGGAATGGCTGGAATTTGTGGAAGCTACAGCAAAGGCATCAAGAATGAGCACAGAAGAAACAGGTACTCAGGAGACATTTTTACAGCAAGAGGAAATGATTGAAGACACACTGAGcttgagaattgcttcaaaAAAGATGCAAAACAGCCCCCACATAGGAATAAGGATAACAATATCCCTGAACAACCAGGAACCTGCGAGAGACTGGGGACTGCACGAGAGAAGCACAAGCCACCAGCTCATAGATGATCTAGCAGTTGTCAAACTTTTGATGAGTAAAGCTGCAATGCAGGAGTGGAGGAAGATTCTGATCCAGACGGATAGTAAACAAGTTCTCAAGCTTATTCTGAACAGCAAAACTCAGGACATGCATTTGGCCACCTTGCTGGAGGATATCCATCATTTAAAGTCTTTGTTTCGCATGTGCTCCTTTTGTTTAGTTAGTAAAGATTTTAATCATCTTAGTGACAAGATTAGTGGTTATGCAGTAGGCATATTGCAAGACGAGGAACTCTGGTTCCCTCAGTGCCATGGTGCACTGATTGTGTAG
- the LOC113774074 gene encoding uncharacterized protein LOC113774074 yields the protein MGNVLLAQELVLDLDRRLSILNLILKLDMEKAYDRVEWPFLLFMLQGFRFSEGVVDLLFRTFSNSWFSILVNGQPIGFFKSSRGVHQGDPLSPGLFLFMDEFLGWGIQELGRTYMGSRYISARVKRLLDVREFVELCIRWSLHKGMVDFWHNIWCGQVSLATELGVYNPPHFLVGEFYTSQGWNVSRLKQWVPSLIVQRITQVQFYPDQDDFMVWLPSHIGNFMVASTWG from the exons ATGGGCAATGTGTTACTAGCACAAGAATTAGTGTTAGATTTGGATAGGCGCCTGTCCATCCTGAATTTAATTCTTAAACTTGACATGGAGAAAGCGTATGACAGAGTTGAGTGGCCATTCCTGCTATTCATGCTTCAGGGTTTTAGGTTTTCAGAAGGAGTGGTGGACTTGTTATTTAGAACTTTCTCCAATTCTTGGTTTTCTATTCTTGTTAATGGTCAACCAATAGGTTTCTTTAAGTCAAGTCGGGGGGTTCATCAGGGTGACCCCCTATCACCcggcctttttcttttcatggATGAGTTTTTGGGTTGGGGTATTCAGGAACTGGGTCGGACCTATATGGGCAGCCGCTACATCTCTGCTAGAGTGAAG CGTCTGCTTGATGTTAGGGAGTTTGTGGAGTTGTGCATTCGATGGAGTCTACATAAGGGCATGGTTGACTTCTGGCACAATATTTGGTGTGGTCAAGTGTCATTGGCAACAGAGCTGGGGGTGTACAATCCCCCGCATTTTTTGGTAGGGGAATTCTATACTAGTCAGGGTTGGAACGTGTCTCGGCTCAAGCAGTGGGTTCCGAGCCTTATTGTGCAGCGCATCACTCAGGTCCAATTTTATCCAGATCAAGATGATTTCATGGTCTGGCTTCCATCCCACATTGGAAATTTTATGGTGGCTTCGACATGGGGGTAA